ACATCAAACGTTTATGTGTTTAaacatatttgtttaaaattcaaCAGAGACATATATTTTCAATGAAACTCCAGTATATGCTGTCGTCTTGAGCTGAACAATCCCGTTACAAGTCTCTGATAGAACTGCATAGGGAACAGAACTGACTCATAGAAAAATGCAGATATACCTTTTAAATAAGACAGTGCATCAGCGGTCATTCCTTGTGTCCTAGCTTAAGACTCTCTAGCCATAGGTAACCTGAAAACCCTGTAGAGATTTGTATATGAAAGAGCTGGGTAAAAGTGGTATTCTAATCTTTTTTTGAATCTTTAACCTTGCTGGTATATATAGTTTGCAGAAGGACCCCTCTTGGATGGACTCTACTGGGACAAATGGTATAACAACATGACATTAATCATCcagaaaaacagcagccatatttACTATGAGAACTTACTGTTAGGAGTAGCCCAGATTCGCCAGCTAAAAGTACGCAACGGCACCTGTTCCATCTACCCATATTTCCAGACTTTTTTAAAAGAGTGTTACTGTGAATATCGCTATCGAGCTGAAGACAGGTCAGCTTTTGGTCTAAAGAACGGGTCTGAGTAAGTATTcttcagattttcttgtggcttcTTTTGGATATATATGTATAAGAGATTTTCAAAATTACAATACTTTCAATTGGAACCAGGCATCAAAtgcagaaatgtttttgaaaactcCACTGATAAAACCTAAATAAATCCTTAAGGTTAGTAAGTTAAAATTAGTAAGAACTGTATATGCAGTGAGCTGAGTTTTTCACTTGTTTACGTTGAGACAAACCATGGATTTGGTTTTGCGCCAACATTATAGACAGGAATTTGGCATGGAAAATTTATAGAGGAGGGACAGGAAGAACTGGAAACAGTGAGCCCAGTTCAGCAAAAGCACATGTTAATGGATCTCTCTCCACTAACATCTCTGGAGAAATGTTCAGTTATACGAGGCCTGAATTTAAATCACATGTTTATAAATCGGTATCATGCTAAAATGCCCTGGAAACAGAGCCAAACAGGCTGCTTCACACATTTCATTTAGCATTGATTTAGCCCTGTGAAAGAGCATGCGAACGTGCCACATTAACAATGAACTGTGCAAACCAGAGATGCTGCATTTACCTATAAAGGTTTTAAGGTAATAAACCATCTAGTCCACTTTGGGCAAACTCAAGATTCATAAGCAATTGCTGTTTTGTGAATGTACTGAATAGCTAAgtaaaatggaatattttaagGCCATATGTCTTGTGCATACTTGATGTAGAGGAAAGAATTATTTAAAGGTCTGTCTTAAAAAGTTGGTGGTGAATGCAGTAGAACACAAGAACTAGCAAGAAATTTTATATAATAGAAATTAAAGCTTACTTCAGTCCAGTTTCCTTAGGATGAGTGGCTTTGTTTCCCATTTCTGATAGGTGGAAATACGTCTCCGTCTCCTCTTTATCCCCCTGGTACTGGGGATATGTGGGCTTGTACAGCAACGGAGGATTTATATTCACTTTACCTAAGTCAAAGCAGAAGAGCATGGAGAAGCTGGTGTTTCTCAGGCAGAACAGCTGGCTCACTAGAGGAACCAGGGTTGTGTTTATTGACTTCTCTATGTATAACGCTAATGTAAACCTTTTCTGCATAATCAGGTGAGTTCTTACCTTTATTACATGTGAAATCCAATTTACTGAGGCATGGTGCTTCCTTAAGGACACAAGGAAAGGCTGTTCACCTCTGGCGTACACAGTTAGGCAGCAGCTGGCAAGAgagtaattctttaaaaaatacagaaatccaGCTAGTGCAGGGAGCAGACACAGATCCTTCATTTCCAGTCTTTTGAATAGGTGTCTCTGGTCTGTACAGGTGGTTGCTGCTGTCGGTTGGAACTGATTGCACAGCCTTTTGCAAAGTCAAAAATTGGGTTATCGGTCCTGTTGTCAGCTAGTGGAGGGAAAAGACAGAGTCTCAAACTCAGGGTATGGCAGAGAATATCTGCTCTCCCGAAACACTGTTTCTTTAAAGACTTTTGACCAAACACTATCACTTGGGTGTCTCAAGAGCTTCTTGTTTTTGTCTCAGCTTTCCCTACCGCATAGTACTTTCTTCATGGGGGACTGAGCTTTACCTTTATAAGAAGATCTTAGAGGTGCAGGAGTTATCAAGTTGCCCATTTTGCATAAGCGTTTGGCCTAACCGGAGTCCCAGTTAGGTATTATTAACATAGTAATAATTCATATTAGAATATTAAGGGCTGAGATGATTTAGAGTAATGGTAACTAACACCAGTCCCCAATTTTTTCCAGGTTGGTGGTAGAGTTCCCTGCCACTGGGGGTGTTCTCACCTCCTCACATATCTACTCCGTGAAGCTCCTCAGATACGTCACGTATTATGATTACTTCCTGGCCTCTTGCGAAATCACCTTTTGCCTCTTTGTCATCACATTCATAATCCAGGCAGCTATAAaaatagcaaaactgaaaacagaatatttcagaAGTGTCTGGAACTGGCTGGATATACTGGTGGTGATGGTGAGCTGCCCGTCAACTCTTACCTCTGTGCTTGCCAGCTTAGGGTAGTACTGAATAGCCAGCCAACAAGCCAAAACAGCCCAAATCTTTTCCTGGTTAGAGTCAGTCACCCACTGTAGTACACTGAAGAAACCGTACGGCCCACTGGGGTTCACAACACCTGAACACTTCCTGCCTTGCTGTCAGCTTGCTGTGGGGCTCCATGTCCTTTCCATCCTTTGTCCATCTTTTATGTTTTAACTGTAttccttgcagagctgggaggcACAAGCACAGAACAGGGTTACCATAGTAAAATTAGAATGTATGCAGTATACTACATAGTACAAATCCAACATTAGCATAGTACAATTACAAATAATTTGGCCAATAAAGTATCCTATAAAAAGTTTATGACCAAACATCTAATAAGCTCAGGTTCTTGAAATCTAATCAAGGGCTTACTGAAATCAGTAAAGTCTCCTGTGCAAAATGACGAATCTGAAGAGAGGGAGGTAACTAAACTTTAGTTTCACTGGCTTCTGCTTTCCTTCAGATATCTATCCTTGCCATTGCTTTCAATATCTACCGCACTGTAGAAGTGTCCCTGTTAATGGAAGAGCTGCTGTCTAATTCTTCTGTGTATCCAGACTTTTACTTCCTTGCATCCTGGCAAGTCCATTACAACAACATGATTGCCGTCAATGTCTTCTTTGCTTGGATAAAGGTATAGGCTCTTACTCGCTTTTATTGTACTCGAGAATCATAGTGTTTTTAAGCATATTATAAATATTTGCTCTTACCTTTCCATGGGTGAACTGCAAAGGCTGGCCTAAAAGGGGGAATTTTGTTTATAAGATTccagaagagtttaaaattaTCTCCTTGTTTAGGGAATTCTCATAAACATGGGTCACAAATTCCACACCTgtctaaaaaataattttgcatgttGTCAGCTGTCTCCTTTGGAACAGCTGGGAAATAACCGTGCCCAAACAGCCTCCTCAAACTCCGTCTTTTCCTAGACCCCTATTACCCCAGTCACAGCCTGACCTATACAGATGGCATAGCTTTAATAGGTGAAGCTATTCATAGCTCTCATAGCTAAGAGCTATGAAAACACTAGCTGGTTTTTAACTGCAGAGGAAGCCAAAATGTGCCTGAACTTGATTCCAAAATGGCTTTGTGCCAGGACCCCTTTAGTTTCATTCTTACTTGCAAATGGATTTGCTGGTCTCAGGACAGAGCAGCCAGCTTCTCTAAGATAAAAGGCTACTTTTATTCCTAACCGGGTGCTCTGGGGCCAAACCAGTCCTGCATGTTTGCATGCCACTACTTCTAGTCTACCAAACCCTGCAGACCCTGACTGAGGTCTGCATCCCTTCCCCTGCGCCCAGCACACAAGCAGCGTCTCCAGTTTGGTTTGTACTTCAGTACTCCCAGGCGCTGGATGAAACTGCCTTCTCTGCCGAGTCCCAGGCTGCTTACGGGCCCTTTCTCCTAAGGCATTGGTAAAGCACCCAGCACAAAGCAGCTGGAAAACAGAAGGGGAGATGTTCATATCCACCAGAAGAGATCCCTCTTTAGATCAAACCCCGCATACTTAGACATACTCCATCTCTGCTCTCTGGGTcatgtccttttaaaataaacaggctTTTGGCCTTCCTCCACCTCCCAAGCCAAGGGTGTATGAAGAAGCAGTTTGGGAGCACTGGCTGTTGACCAGATCGGTTACAGCCTTCCTTGTTATGTCCCTTCTTTGCGCTGGCTGCCCATTCCCTCGCATTGTCCCCCCGTAAACTGGTTACTATTAATGTAGTAGCACAACTGTGTTCCTAATTAACAACTGTCATGGAACAAGGACAGTGCGATTTTGTTCAGGCCTTGTTTTAGATTCAAATTAAAAGAGACAGCTCCTTACCAACTCAGCCCCGCGGGGAATCCTCAGATGCAGGAGGGTGGTATGTCTTGCACATCTCCTTGACCAGAGGTCCACATCTGCCAGAGCAGATCACGCATCCCAGCACCAGGTAGGACCTGTTCACACACGATTAGCTTCAGCAATTAAACATATTCACTCTGCAGAATGCTCCTCTTCCCCAGGAACACACCCAGGCCTAGTGCTCCTTACAGATTCATACCACTAACATATCTGGGCACACAACTTACTTCCAGATAAGATTTAACCTGTAAATTATGATTACAGATAACATTCCAGAAATTCTGTTAAGAAGAGACAGTATATTTTGATCTCCCAGTAAcaactatttcttttctcttgcagatATTTAAATACATAAGGTTTAACAAAACCATGACTCAGCTGTCTTCCACTTTATCCCGCTGTGCCAAGGACATCATTGGATTTGCCATCATGTTCTTT
This genomic interval from Apteryx mantelli isolate bAptMan1 chromosome 14, bAptMan1.hap1, whole genome shotgun sequence contains the following:
- the PKD2L2 gene encoding polycystin-2-like protein 2, with translation MEPRRPPLEQRLSGAGLGVGRPRPSYSKELELRTTLRELLVYIVFLTDLCILTFGMVSTDMYYLNKVMSHLFLETSSSEAGGITFRSLGSTADFWKFAEGPLLDGLYWDKWYNNMTLIIQKNSSHIYYENLLLGVAQIRQLKVRNGTCSIYPYFQTFLKECYCEYRYRAEDRSAFGLKNGSEWKYVSVSSLSPWYWGYVGLYSNGGFIFTLPKSKQKSMEKLVFLRQNSWLTRGTRVVFIDFSMYNANVNLFCIIRLVVEFPATGGVLTSSHIYSVKLLRYVTYYDYFLASCEITFCLFVITFIIQAAIKIAKLKTEYFRSVWNWLDILVVMISILAIAFNIYRTVEVSLLMEELLSNSSVYPDFYFLASWQVHYNNMIAVNVFFAWIKIFKYIRFNKTMTQLSSTLSRCAKDIIGFAIMFFIIFFAYAQLGYLVFGSQVDEFSTFQNCIFTQFRIILGDFNFATIEEANSILGPIYFITFVFCVFFVLLNMFLAIINDTYSEVKADFALIPSQEFVISDLIRQALVKLKLKKSETDINPEEKSLGSEKSTEFSATTRKDIPRLSKESTAEAKSYPKLSQVQKRKENIRQKHPSTEDFGSVTSESSISPEEFQQLFRYTAELEKKLDDVNRKLGRIMKKK